The proteins below are encoded in one region of Apostichopus japonicus isolate 1M-3 chromosome 22, ASM3797524v1, whole genome shotgun sequence:
- the LOC139963559 gene encoding MORN repeat-containing protein 5-like, whose amino-acid sequence MEYTGSSYSGDFKNGRMEGSGKYTFPTETKYEGDMKDGMFHGKGTLFFPNGSKYEATWENGIAVEGKYTFADGLEYNEEDWLYCDGYDRRFYTEICQGLKPAGRSQLTDRVPPREIPEGCYDTGDGFYNPKTRIIIDYNHKFLRNADDDEHQWIVGTCRKGWDEIVGPQRPEET is encoded by the exons ATGGAGTATACGGGGAGCAGTTATAGCGGTGACTTCAAGAATGGTCG AATGGAAGGCTCTGGAAAGTACACATTCCCCACAGAGACAAAATATGAAGGTGAcatgaaagatggaatgttccatggCAAGGGAACTCTCTTCTTTCCAAATGGCAGTAAATATGAAGCAACCTGGGAAAATGGAATTGCAGTTGAG GGTAAATATACCTTTGCTGATGGTCTGGAATACAATGAGGAAGATTGGCTGTACTGTGATGGCTATGATAGGAGATTCTACACAGAAATCTGCCAGGGTTTGAAACCAGCAG gGAGGTCCCAGCTGACAGACAGAGTACCGCCACGTGAAATCCCAGAGGGTTGTTACGATACAGGAGATGGATTCTACAACCCAAAGACAAGAATTATCATTGATTACAACCATAAATTCCTCAGAAATGCAG ATGACGATGAACACCAATGGATCGTAGGAACATGTCGGAAAGGATGGGATGAAATTGTTGGGCCCCAGAGACCAGAGGAAACATAA